Proteins from one Embleya scabrispora genomic window:
- a CDS encoding ribose-phosphate diphosphokinase: MSGIKVTPERKLMLFTGRAHPELAKEVASELGADLVPTKAFEFANGEIYVRFEDSVRGADAFVIQSHTAPINTWIMEQLIMIDALKRASAKRITVIVPFYGYARQDKKHRGREPISARLMADLFKTAGADRLMAVDLHTSQIQGFFDGPVDHLFALPLLADHVGKRVDRERLTVVSPDAGRVRVADQWTDRLGAPLAIIHKRRDPNIANEVTVHEVVGDVTGRTCVLVDDMIDTGGTICAAADALYENGAADVIVAATHAVLSGPAVDRLKNSRISEVIVTNSLPIEEERRFDKLTVLSIAPMVGRAIREVFEDGSVTSLFEGHS; this comes from the coding sequence GTGAGCGGGATCAAGGTGACGCCTGAGCGCAAGCTCATGCTCTTCACGGGCAGGGCCCACCCCGAACTTGCGAAGGAGGTGGCCTCGGAGCTCGGTGCGGACCTCGTTCCCACCAAGGCCTTCGAGTTCGCCAACGGGGAGATCTACGTACGGTTCGAGGACTCCGTACGAGGTGCCGACGCGTTCGTGATCCAGAGCCACACGGCTCCGATCAACACGTGGATCATGGAACAGCTGATCATGATCGACGCGCTCAAGCGGGCCTCCGCCAAGCGCATCACGGTCATCGTCCCGTTCTACGGCTACGCCCGTCAGGACAAGAAGCACCGCGGTCGCGAGCCGATCTCGGCGCGGCTGATGGCGGACCTGTTCAAGACCGCGGGTGCCGACCGACTGATGGCCGTGGACCTGCACACCTCGCAGATCCAGGGCTTCTTCGACGGCCCGGTGGACCACCTGTTCGCGCTGCCGCTGCTGGCCGACCACGTGGGCAAGCGGGTGGACCGCGAGCGGCTGACCGTGGTCTCCCCGGACGCCGGCCGGGTCCGGGTGGCCGACCAGTGGACGGACCGCCTCGGCGCCCCGCTGGCGATCATCCACAAGCGCCGCGACCCGAACATCGCCAACGAGGTCACCGTGCACGAGGTGGTCGGTGACGTCACCGGCCGCACCTGTGTGCTGGTCGACGACATGATCGACACCGGTGGCACGATCTGCGCCGCCGCCGACGCGCTGTACGAGAACGGCGCGGCCGACGTGATCGTGGCCGCCACCCACGCGGTGCTCTCCGGCCCCGCCGTGGACCGGCTGAAGAACTCGCGGATCAGCGAGGTCATCGTGACCAACTCGCTGCCGATCGAGGAGGAGCGTCGGTTCGACAAGCTGACCGTCCTGTCGATCGCCCCGATGGTGGGCCGCGCGATCCGCGAGGTGTTCGAGGACGGCTCGGTCACGAGCCTGTTCGAGGGTCACAGCTGA
- the glmU gene encoding bifunctional UDP-N-acetylglucosamine diphosphorylase/glucosamine-1-phosphate N-acetyltransferase GlmU, with product MSPIRPAAVVVLAAGEGTRMRSKTTPKVLHALAGRAMVGHVVEAARRLDPEDLIVVVGHGRDKVAAYLSVLDPTAKVVVQEEQNGTGHAVRVALDGLAASSREPDGVVLVTCGDTPLLTSDSLAALVATHESEGNAVTVLSAVVPDPAGYGRIVRENTPDGRGAVTAIVEHKDATAAQRAIAEINSGVYAFDGKLLREALGQITPHNSQGEEYLTDTLHVLREAGHRVGAAAAVDHREILGVNDRVQLAQARRVFNDRLIEAVMRAGVTVIDPATTWIDVDVTFEPDAVVHPNTQLHGVTSIAAEAVVGPNCTLLDTVVGPRAHVYNTTSEGAEIGPEATVGPYTYLRPGTRLAAKAKAGGFVEMKNAVVGEGSKVPHLTYVGDATIGVGTNIGAATIFVNYDGVNKHHTVVGDHVRVGSDTMLVAPIEIGDGAYTAAGSAITEDVPPGVMAVARGRQRNIDGWVARKRAGTASAQAAERALASSQGDAGDVHTTAGPNDGSAEANGKETVL from the coding sequence GTGAGCCCCATCCGCCCGGCTGCCGTCGTCGTACTCGCTGCGGGTGAGGGCACCCGCATGCGCTCCAAGACCACCCCGAAGGTCCTGCACGCCCTGGCCGGTCGCGCCATGGTCGGGCACGTGGTCGAGGCCGCCCGACGACTGGACCCCGAAGACCTGATCGTCGTCGTCGGCCACGGCCGCGACAAGGTCGCCGCCTACCTCTCCGTACTGGACCCGACCGCCAAGGTGGTCGTCCAGGAGGAACAGAACGGCACCGGCCACGCCGTGCGCGTCGCCCTGGACGGGCTCGCCGCGAGCAGCCGCGAACCCGACGGAGTGGTCCTGGTCACCTGCGGGGACACCCCGCTGCTGACCTCGGACAGCCTGGCCGCCCTGGTCGCCACCCACGAGAGCGAGGGCAACGCCGTCACCGTGCTCTCCGCGGTGGTGCCCGACCCCGCCGGCTACGGCCGGATCGTCCGGGAGAACACCCCCGACGGGCGCGGCGCGGTCACCGCGATCGTCGAGCACAAGGACGCCACCGCCGCGCAGCGCGCGATCGCCGAGATCAACTCCGGCGTGTACGCGTTCGACGGCAAGCTGCTGCGCGAGGCGCTGGGCCAGATCACCCCGCACAACAGCCAGGGCGAGGAATACCTCACCGACACGCTGCACGTGCTGCGCGAGGCCGGACACCGGGTGGGCGCCGCGGCCGCCGTGGACCACCGGGAGATCCTGGGCGTCAACGACCGGGTGCAGCTCGCCCAGGCACGGCGGGTGTTCAACGACCGCCTGATCGAGGCCGTGATGCGCGCCGGGGTCACCGTGATCGACCCCGCGACCACCTGGATCGACGTCGACGTGACGTTCGAGCCGGATGCCGTCGTGCACCCCAACACCCAGCTGCACGGCGTCACCAGCATCGCCGCCGAGGCCGTGGTGGGGCCCAACTGCACGCTGCTCGACACGGTCGTCGGGCCGCGGGCACACGTGTACAACACCACGAGCGAGGGGGCCGAGATCGGCCCCGAGGCGACCGTGGGCCCGTACACCTACCTGCGGCCCGGTACCCGCCTCGCCGCCAAGGCCAAGGCCGGCGGCTTCGTGGAGATGAAGAACGCCGTGGTCGGCGAGGGTTCGAAGGTGCCGCACCTGACCTATGTCGGGGATGCGACCATCGGTGTGGGCACCAACATCGGCGCGGCCACGATCTTCGTGAACTACGACGGCGTGAACAAGCACCACACAGTGGTCGGCGACCACGTCCGCGTGGGCAGCGACACCATGCTGGTCGCCCCGATCGAGATCGGCGACGGCGCCTACACGGCCGCCGGATCGGCGATCACCGAAGATGTCCCACCCGGTGTGATGGCGGTGGCGCGGGGGCGCCAACGCAACATCGACGGGTGGGTCGCACGCAAACGCGCGGGTACGGCCTCGGCGCAGGCCGCCGAACGCGCGCTCGCGTCGAGCCAGGGCGACGCGGGTGACGTGCACACAACGGCCGGGCCGAACGACGGTTCTGCCGAGGCGAATGGCAAGGAGACGGTGCTGTGA
- a CDS encoding TetR/AcrR family transcriptional regulator, whose protein sequence is MTGKERREQLIDIGRTLFAERGYDATSVEEIAHKAGVSKPVVYEHFGGKEGLYAVVVDRETSALLDGVTGALTGGHPRELLEQAAFALLDYIDQNTDGFRILVRDSPVAQSTGTFASLISDIASQVEDVLGLEFKSRGYDPKLAPMYAQMLVGMVALTGQWWLDVRRPKKADVAAHLVNLAWNGLSGIEPKPRLVGRRSS, encoded by the coding sequence ATGACCGGAAAAGAGCGCCGGGAGCAGTTGATCGACATCGGTCGAACGCTGTTCGCGGAGCGTGGCTACGACGCGACCAGTGTCGAGGAGATCGCGCACAAGGCCGGTGTGTCGAAGCCGGTGGTCTACGAACACTTCGGCGGCAAGGAAGGGCTGTACGCGGTCGTCGTGGACCGCGAGACGAGCGCGCTCCTCGACGGGGTGACCGGCGCACTGACCGGCGGCCACCCCCGCGAACTGCTGGAGCAGGCCGCCTTCGCGCTCCTCGACTACATCGACCAGAACACCGACGGCTTCCGCATCCTGGTCCGGGACTCCCCGGTGGCCCAGTCGACGGGCACCTTCGCCTCGCTGATCAGCGACATCGCCTCGCAGGTCGAGGACGTGCTCGGCCTGGAGTTCAAGTCGCGCGGCTACGATCCGAAGCTGGCCCCGATGTACGCGCAGATGCTGGTCGGCATGGTCGCCCTGACCGGCCAGTGGTGGCTGGACGTGCGCCGCCCCAAGAAGGCCGACGTCGCGGCCCATCTGGTCAACCTGGCCTGGAACGGCCTGTCCGGCATCGAACCGAAACCGAGACTGGTCGGCCGCCGCAGTTCCTGA
- a CDS encoding acyl-CoA desaturase translates to MTVSSSGSTGAGVLEAERKSADSATRGTLGGERKHAAEQIALALFIGVPFLALVAAVPVAWGWGLSWRDVVLAVVMYAITGHGITIGFHRYFTHGSFKAKRWVRIALAIAGNMAVQGPLVRWVADHRKHHKFSDKEGDPHSPWRYGTGVGALSKGLWWAHMGWLFDVEQTSQEKYAPDLLKDRDMIRVSRQFPLWVAVSLAAPALVGGLWAWSWQGAVTAFFWAGLVRVALLHHVTWSINSICHAAGERPFKSRDRSGNVWWLAIPSMGESWHNLHHADQTSARHGVLRGQLDSSARTIRWMEKLGWVWDVRWPDRERVAARRAA, encoded by the coding sequence ATGACCGTTTCCTCCTCCGGTTCCACCGGCGCCGGCGTGCTCGAAGCCGAACGGAAGTCCGCCGACTCCGCCACCCGCGGCACGCTCGGCGGCGAGCGCAAGCACGCCGCCGAACAGATCGCGCTGGCACTCTTCATCGGTGTCCCGTTCCTCGCGCTGGTGGCAGCCGTACCGGTCGCCTGGGGATGGGGGCTGTCCTGGCGCGACGTGGTGCTCGCGGTGGTGATGTACGCCATCACCGGCCACGGGATCACCATCGGGTTCCACCGCTACTTCACCCACGGGTCGTTCAAGGCCAAGCGCTGGGTCCGGATCGCGCTGGCGATCGCGGGCAACATGGCCGTACAGGGGCCGCTGGTGCGCTGGGTGGCCGACCACCGCAAGCACCACAAGTTCTCCGACAAGGAGGGCGACCCGCACTCGCCGTGGCGCTACGGCACCGGCGTCGGCGCGCTGTCCAAGGGCCTGTGGTGGGCGCACATGGGGTGGCTGTTCGACGTCGAGCAGACCTCGCAGGAAAAGTACGCGCCCGACCTGCTCAAGGACCGCGACATGATTCGCGTCTCCCGCCAGTTCCCGCTGTGGGTGGCCGTCTCGCTGGCCGCTCCGGCACTGGTCGGCGGGCTGTGGGCGTGGTCGTGGCAGGGCGCGGTGACCGCGTTCTTCTGGGCCGGCCTGGTCCGGGTCGCGCTGCTCCACCACGTGACGTGGTCGATCAACTCGATCTGCCACGCGGCGGGCGAGCGGCCGTTCAAGTCGCGCGACCGTTCCGGCAACGTGTGGTGGCTGGCCATCCCGTCGATGGGCGAGTCCTGGCACAACCTGCACCACGCGGACCAGACCAGCGCCCGGCACGGAGTGCTGCGCGGTCAGCTCGACAGCAGCGCTCGGACGATCCGCTGGATGGAGAAGCTGGGCTGGGTCTGGGACGTGCGTTGGCCGGACCGGGAACGGGTCGCCGCACGGCGCGCGGCATGA